In the genome of Meles meles chromosome 4, mMelMel3.1 paternal haplotype, whole genome shotgun sequence, one region contains:
- the SNRK gene encoding SNF-related serine/threonine-protein kinase isoform X4 yields MLVCGQPPFQEANDSETLTMIMDCKYTVPSHVSKECKDLITRMLQRDPKRRASLEEIENHPWLQGVDPSPATKYNIPLVSYKNLSEEEHNSIIQRMVLGDIADRDAIVEALETNRYNHITATYFLLAERILREKQEKEIQTRSASPSNIKAQFRQSWPTKIDVPQDLEDDLTATPLSHATVPQSPARAADNVLNGHRSKGLCDSSKKDDLPELAGPALSTVSSASLKPTASGRKCLFRVEEDEEEDEEDKKPMSLSTQVVLRRKPSVTNRLTSRKSAPVLNQIFEEGESDDEFDMDENLPPKLSRLKMNIASPGTVHKRYHRRKSQGRGSSCSSSETSDDDSESRRRLDKDSGFTYSWHRRDSSEGPPGSEGDGGGQGKPSAGSSGADKASPSENNAGGGSPAGGSGGKPTGTSGSTRRCAGPGPGELVQSLKLMSLCLGSQLHGGAKYILDPQGGLSFSSVKVQEKSTWKMCISSTGNAGQAPGVGSIKFFSDHVADSSTELERIKSKNLKNNVLQLPLCEKTISVNIQRNPKDGLLCASSQASCCHVI; encoded by the exons ATGTTGGTGTGTGGGCAACCACCTTTTCAAGAGGCCAATGACAGTGAAACATTGACAATGATCATGGATTGCAAATATACAGTACCATCCCATGTGTCCAAAGAGTGTAAAGa CCTGATCACACGGATGCTACAGAGAGATCCCAAGAGAAGGGCCTCCTTAGAAGAGATTGAAAATCATCCTTGGCTTCAGGGAGTGGACCCTTCACCAGCCACAAAGTATAACATCCCCCTCGTGTCGTACAAAAACCTCTCAGAGGAGGAACACAACAGCATCATTCAGCGCATGGTGCTCGGGGACATAGCAGACCGCGATGCCATTGTGGA GGCCCTGGAAACCAACAGGTATAATCATATTACAGCCACTTACTTCTTGCTTGCTGAAAGGATcctgagggagaagcaagagaaagaaatacaaaccaGATCTGCAAGTCCTAGCAATATCAAGGCCCAGTTTAG ACAGTCATGGCCCACCAAAATTGATGtaccccaggaccttgaggatGATCTCACGGCCACTCCTCTGTCCCATGCGACTGTCCCTCAGTCTCCTGCTCGGGCCGCCGACAATGTCCTCAATGGCCACAGGAGCAAAGGCCTGTGTGACTCATCTAAGAAGGACGACCTCCCCGAGTTGGCCGGACCGGCGCTCTCCACGGTGTCCTCGGCGAGCTTGAAACCCACGGCCAGCGGGCGCAAGTGCCTGTTCCGCGTGGAGGAGGACGAAGAAGAAGATGAGGAGGACAAGAAGCCTATGTCCCTCTCGACACAAGTGGTTCTGCGCCGGAAGCCCTCGGTGACCAACCGGTTGACGTCAAGGAAGAGCGCTCCCGTCCTCAACCAGATCTTTGAGGAAGGGGAGTCAGATGACGAGTTCGACATGGATGAGAACCTGCCCCCCAAGCTGAGCCGACTCAAGATGAACATTGCCTCCCCGGGCACGGTGCACAAGCGCTACCACCGCAGGAAAAGCCAGGGCCGTGGCTCCAGCTGCAGCAGCTCAGAGACCAGCGACGACGACTCCGAGAGCCGGCGGCGGCTGGACAAAGACAGCGGCTTCACCTACTCCTGGCACCGGCGGGATAGCAGCGAGGGGCCCCCTGGCAGCGAGGGCGACGGTGGTGGCCAGGGCAAGCCGAGCGCCGGCAGCAGCGGTGCGGACAAGGCCAGCCCGAGCGAGAACAACGCGGGCGGAGGCAGCCCTGCGGGCGGCTCGGGTGGCAAGCCCACCGGCACGTCGGGCAGCACGCGCCGCTGTGCCGGCCCTGGGCCCGGCGAGCTGGTACAGAGCCTCAAACTCAtgagcctctgcctcggctcccAGCTGCACGGCGGCGCCAAGTACATTCTCGACCCGCAGGGCGGCTTGTCCTTCTCCAGCGTCAAGGTCCAGGAGAAGTCCACGTGGAAGATGTGCATCAGCTCCACGGGGAACGCGGGCCAGGCCCCGGGCGTGGGCAGCATAAAGTTCTTCTCTGACCACGTGGCAGACAGCAGCACTGAGTTAGAGCGGATAAAGAGCAAGAACCTGAAAAATAACGTGCTACAGCTACCTCTGTGTGAAAAGACCATCTCTGTGAACATCCAGCGGAACCCTAAGGACGGGCTGCTGTGCGCCTCCAGCCAGGCCAGCTGCTGCCATGTCATCTGA